One window of Coriobacteriia bacterium genomic DNA carries:
- a CDS encoding radical SAM protein, giving the protein MANHPCFSKDAHKRAGRIHLPVAPECNIQCGYCVRKYDCVNESRPGVASTVLTPSEAIERVRAVVERGGGEIAAVGIAGPGDPLANEATFETLDLVRREYPESILCVSTNGLALPERVNDLVAVGVRSLTVTINAVMPETAHAVYAWVSDENGERDGSVDGAARLLERQWDGLAKAVRAGLIVKVNSVLIPGVNDFELPAVAMLASEYGAHLSNILPLIPQSRFRHTKPPSPADIHAARDACGEYLSQMTHCNQCRADACGLIGKDQDMESETLMARLGDDYCEVVA; this is encoded by the coding sequence ATGGCCAACCATCCCTGCTTCAGCAAGGACGCGCACAAGCGGGCCGGCCGCATTCACCTGCCGGTCGCTCCGGAGTGCAACATCCAGTGCGGCTACTGCGTGCGCAAGTACGACTGCGTCAACGAGTCGCGACCCGGCGTGGCGAGCACCGTGCTCACCCCCTCCGAGGCGATCGAGCGCGTGCGAGCCGTCGTCGAGCGCGGCGGTGGCGAGATCGCTGCCGTGGGTATCGCGGGGCCGGGCGACCCACTCGCCAACGAAGCGACCTTCGAGACGCTCGACCTGGTCCGCCGTGAGTATCCCGAGTCGATCCTGTGCGTCTCGACCAACGGGCTCGCGCTGCCCGAGCGCGTCAACGACCTGGTCGCGGTCGGGGTGCGCAGCCTCACGGTGACGATCAACGCGGTTATGCCCGAGACCGCCCACGCCGTCTACGCGTGGGTGAGCGACGAGAACGGCGAGCGCGACGGCAGCGTCGACGGCGCGGCGCGGCTGCTCGAGCGGCAATGGGACGGACTCGCAAAGGCGGTGCGCGCGGGGCTGATCGTGAAGGTGAACTCGGTGCTGATTCCGGGAGTCAACGACTTCGAGCTTCCCGCGGTGGCGATGCTCGCCTCCGAGTACGGAGCGCACCTCTCCAACATCCTTCCGCTCATCCCGCAGTCGAGATTCCGGCACACGAAGCCGCCCTCACCGGCCGATATCCACGCAGCCCGCGACGCCTGTGGCGAGTACCTGTCGCAGATGACGCACTGCAACCAGTGCCGCGCGGACGCGTGCGGGCTTATCGGCAAGGATCAGGACATGGAGTCAGAGACGCTCATGGCGCGCCTCGGCGATGACTACTGCGAAGTGGTGGCGTGA
- the modA gene encoding molybdate ABC transporter substrate-binding protein, whose protein sequence is MKRMLRVPLKVTAGLARGAASGLVALALALGGAGCAPAASAPSPEASTTTEPVALTISAASSLKKVLTEQTPAFESASGAKVTFNYGASGQLVKQIEGGAPVDLFLSASPSAVTTLAAEGLASGEASATFAGNTLVVLVPKGNPAGIHGPGDLKKAERLATGDPAVAPHGQKAVEWLTAIGLWDSLSSKFVYAANAAQTDDYIARGEVDAGIGFASDATGRDDIEIAYKVPDGTIKPIKYAGAPISASTQQELAKAYLEFLLSPDVQRAFSEAGFTAVPAK, encoded by the coding sequence ATGAAGCGGATGCTGCGAGTACCCCTGAAGGTGACCGCCGGTCTGGCGCGTGGAGCGGCCAGCGGGCTGGTCGCACTGGCACTGGCGCTGGGAGGGGCCGGATGCGCCCCAGCGGCATCGGCTCCGAGCCCGGAGGCGTCGACGACCACGGAGCCGGTTGCGCTCACGATATCGGCCGCTTCCTCGCTCAAGAAGGTCCTCACCGAGCAGACGCCCGCCTTTGAGAGCGCGAGCGGGGCGAAGGTGACGTTCAACTACGGTGCGTCCGGGCAGCTCGTGAAGCAGATCGAAGGCGGCGCTCCGGTTGACCTGTTCCTGTCGGCCAGCCCGTCGGCCGTCACAACGTTGGCAGCCGAGGGTCTGGCCTCCGGCGAAGCGAGTGCCACGTTCGCGGGCAACACGCTCGTGGTGCTCGTGCCGAAGGGCAATCCGGCCGGCATTCACGGACCCGGCGACCTGAAGAAGGCGGAGCGGCTCGCGACGGGTGACCCGGCTGTGGCGCCACACGGGCAGAAGGCGGTTGAGTGGTTGACGGCGATCGGGCTGTGGGATTCCCTCTCTTCCAAGTTCGTCTACGCCGCAAATGCCGCTCAGACCGATGACTACATCGCGCGCGGTGAGGTCGACGCCGGCATCGGTTTCGCCAGCGACGCGACCGGCCGAGATGACATCGAGATCGCATACAAGGTGCCCGATGGCACCATCAAGCCGATCAAATACGCAGGGGCGCCGATCTCGGCTTCCACGCAGCAGGAGCTCGCGAAGGCCTACCTGGAGTTCCTGCTGTCGCCCGACGTCCAGCGGGCCTTCTCCGAGGCCGGTTTCACCGCGGTACCGGCGAAGTAG
- the modB gene encoding molybdate ABC transporter permease subunit gives MIAFADIAFPLRLSLQVALLATFGCAVIGVPMAYLLATREFRGKAIADVAVMLPLVLPPVVTGYYLLLVIGRRGLLGKVTESLTGTAYGISFTWQAAVIASFAIALPLAVSTARAAIAAVDPAHADASRTLGHGEIATALRVVLPLASRGIAAGLALAFARALGEFGATVMVAGNIPGRTNTMALQIYNAVLYGDWRGATMLVAVFTVVSAGMLLLANRLTRAVAR, from the coding sequence GTGATCGCCTTCGCCGACATAGCGTTCCCGCTGCGGCTTTCGCTTCAGGTCGCGCTGCTCGCCACCTTCGGCTGTGCGGTCATCGGCGTGCCGATGGCATACCTGCTCGCGACGCGCGAGTTCCGGGGCAAGGCGATCGCCGACGTTGCCGTCATGCTGCCGCTTGTGTTGCCACCGGTGGTCACCGGGTACTATCTGCTGCTCGTGATCGGCCGGCGGGGGCTGCTCGGAAAGGTGACCGAGTCGCTGACCGGCACCGCCTACGGGATCTCATTCACGTGGCAGGCGGCGGTCATCGCATCGTTCGCGATCGCACTGCCGCTTGCGGTGAGCACCGCCCGAGCCGCGATCGCGGCTGTCGACCCGGCGCACGCGGACGCCTCGCGCACGCTCGGGCACGGGGAGATCGCGACGGCGCTGCGGGTGGTGCTGCCACTGGCGAGTCGTGGGATCGCCGCCGGGCTCGCGCTCGCGTTCGCCCGCGCGCTGGGGGAGTTCGGCGCGACGGTTATGGTCGCCGGTAACATCCCCGGTCGCACGAACACGATGGCGCTGCAGATCTACAACGCGGTGCTGTACGGCGACTGGCGCGGCGCGACGATGCTCGTCGCGGTGTTCACCGTCGTGTCGGCCGGAATGCTGTTGCTGGCAAACCGTCTGACCAGGGCGGTGGCGCGATGA
- a CDS encoding ATP-binding cassette domain-containing protein, whose product MSGLSVSVRAYLPGFTLDTGWAVTNGFTVLLGYSGAGKSLTLSAIAGTLRPDAGRVVLGGETLFDATAGLWVPPQARMIGYVPQNAQLFPHMSVADNVAYALVRTPRRARAERVSTTLDRLGIGQLAAKLPHELSGGQRQRAALARVIASEPRALLLDEPLSALDLPVRVEMRELLAEVQTELDIPVVMVTHDLYEACSLADTLVVYSGTGVVQVGTARELIGDPATPEIRRLLHAAEVPDSVFDRKGRGQKSERVIPFTRKERVA is encoded by the coding sequence ATGAGTGGCCTGTCGGTCTCGGTTCGAGCGTACCTGCCGGGATTCACACTCGACACGGGGTGGGCCGTCACCAACGGGTTCACCGTGCTGTTGGGATACTCGGGCGCGGGCAAGTCCCTGACGCTGTCGGCGATCGCCGGGACGCTGCGTCCGGACGCGGGCAGGGTTGTCCTCGGCGGCGAGACGCTGTTCGATGCGACCGCAGGACTGTGGGTTCCTCCCCAAGCGCGCATGATCGGCTACGTCCCGCAAAACGCCCAGCTCTTCCCGCACATGAGCGTCGCCGATAACGTCGCTTACGCACTCGTCCGCACCCCGCGCCGCGCGCGAGCCGAGCGGGTATCCACGACGCTCGACCGCCTTGGCATCGGGCAACTCGCGGCGAAGCTACCGCATGAGTTGTCGGGCGGTCAGCGTCAGCGCGCGGCGCTCGCCAGGGTCATCGCTTCCGAGCCACGAGCGCTGCTGCTCGATGAGCCGCTGTCCGCACTCGATCTTCCCGTCCGAGTGGAGATGCGCGAACTGCTGGCAGAGGTCCAAACCGAGCTGGACATACCGGTGGTGATGGTCACCCATGACCTGTATGAGGCGTGCTCTTTGGCCGACACGCTCGTCGTGTACTCCGGCACCGGCGTCGTACAGGTCGGGACCGCACGTGAGCTCATCGGTGACCCTGCTACCCCCGAGATCCGGCGCCTGCTCCATGCGGCGGAGGTGCCTGACTCGGTGTTCGACCGTAAGGGACGTGGACAGAAGTCGGAACGGGTCATACCGTTCACCCGAAAGGAGCGGGTCGCATGA
- a CDS encoding TOBE domain-containing protein — MRLSVRNQLKGTIVSVTRGPITALVKVELGGGQYVTATLTTEAADDLELTEGAEVTAMFKASAVILGVE, encoded by the coding sequence ATGAGACTCTCAGTCAGGAACCAACTCAAGGGCACGATCGTTTCGGTCACGCGCGGACCGATAACCGCGTTGGTCAAAGTCGAGCTTGGCGGTGGTCAATACGTCACGGCGACGCTTACCACCGAGGCCGCCGATGACCTCGAGCTGACGGAGGGCGCCGAGGTCACCGCGATGTTCAAGGCAAGCGCCGTCATTCTCGGCGTGGAGTAG
- the tsaA gene encoding tRNA (N6-threonylcarbamoyladenosine(37)-N6)-methyltransferase TrmO — protein sequence MPELRPIGTIRTPFAAKDDAPIQGAFRPEVTGTVEVDPEFAAGLADIDGFSHLVLLYEFDRAAPVEMVRQTFLGDEVHGLFATRHPARPNAIGMTVVTLISRDGTTLTVGGIDVLDETPLLDIKPYIPRFDSFPDASEGWLEGRPERPKPPGRE from the coding sequence ATGCCAGAGCTTCGCCCGATCGGTACCATCCGCACGCCGTTCGCCGCCAAAGACGACGCACCGATCCAGGGAGCGTTTCGCCCGGAGGTGACCGGCACGGTCGAAGTGGACCCCGAGTTCGCAGCCGGACTGGCTGACATCGACGGCTTCAGCCATCTCGTCTTGCTCTACGAGTTCGACCGGGCGGCGCCGGTGGAGATGGTGCGCCAGACCTTCCTCGGCGATGAGGTGCACGGGCTGTTCGCCACGCGTCACCCCGCGCGGCCTAATGCCATCGGGATGACCGTCGTGACGCTGATCTCGCGTGACGGCACGACGCTCACCGTCGGTGGGATCGACGTGCTCGACGAGACGCCGCTGCTCGACATCAAGCCGTACATCCCGCGATTCGACAGCTTCCCCGACGCGAGCGAGGGCTGGCTCGAGGGTCGCCCCGAGCGGCCCAAGCCACCCGGTCGCGAGTAG
- a CDS encoding nitrogen fixation protein NifQ produces the protein MAFERTQPDLDAAVADLLGPEGPESRFAAQVAERRVEFDALVELLERDATPGVDSDDRHRIARAVAAGCLGEQHLWRDLALERRGVLRALLEEYFEPLAADNVMDMRWKKFIYRRLCRWGGFATCKSPSCGVCPDYSECFGPE, from the coding sequence GTGGCGTTTGAGCGCACGCAACCGGATCTGGATGCCGCCGTCGCCGACCTCCTCGGACCAGAGGGCCCCGAATCGCGATTCGCGGCTCAGGTAGCTGAGCGACGCGTCGAGTTCGATGCGCTCGTTGAGCTACTCGAGCGCGACGCGACACCGGGTGTGGACTCGGATGACCGCCACCGCATCGCGCGCGCGGTCGCAGCGGGCTGCCTCGGGGAGCAACACCTGTGGCGTGACCTCGCGCTTGAGAGGAGGGGCGTGCTGCGCGCACTCCTCGAGGAGTACTTCGAGCCCCTGGCCGCCGACAACGTCATGGATATGCGCTGGAAGAAGTTCATCTACCGCCGACTGTGCCGGTGGGGCGGATTCGCCACCTGCAAGTCGCCGAGCTGCGGCGTATGCCCGGACTACTCGGAGTGCTTCGGGCCGGAGTAG
- a CDS encoding sigma 54-interacting transcriptional regulator, with the protein MAKPVTSPASSQPVTDELTTLLAVSQTMVGSFDIDRNLRKSMRLLAEGIGLTRTMVALVNPNTHELRIAAAHGLTRAEIARGIYRAGEGVVGRVVASGKAMCIPNVGEEPLFLNRTASRTPKSDVAFIAVPITLRGEVLGVLGADRVLEGGPVGLDEEVRILEIVASIIAHAVRLYWTYQHEVESRESLRRELRGRYSLPNIIGDSDAMQEVFRVVTKVARSSATVLLRGESGTGKELIAHALHYQGLRPKGPFVAINCAALPENLLEAELFGHEKGAFTGAVATKQGRFELARGGTIFLDEVGDISPSLQAKLLRVLQERTFERLGGTKTLTTDARIVSATNRDLEAMSRAGEFREDLYWRLNVVPVFLPALRDRREDLPLLIEHFLERFCATAGREVRLSSETLRLLMRYPWPGNIRELENAVQRLVVLAEDDVIGPSDLPMHLVMHDQPETDGGAGLTLEDEVESLERRRIVASLRRHAHVQAKAARELGITARQLGYKMRKYDLEGA; encoded by the coding sequence ATGGCTAAACCCGTCACATCTCCTGCGTCATCCCAACCCGTCACCGACGAGCTGACGACACTGCTCGCGGTCAGCCAGACGATGGTGGGCAGCTTCGACATCGACCGCAACCTGCGCAAGTCGATGCGCCTGCTGGCCGAGGGCATCGGTCTGACGCGAACGATGGTGGCGCTCGTCAACCCGAACACACACGAGCTGCGTATCGCCGCAGCCCATGGGCTGACGCGGGCCGAGATCGCGCGCGGGATATACCGCGCCGGCGAGGGCGTTGTCGGCCGGGTCGTCGCCAGTGGCAAGGCGATGTGCATACCCAACGTGGGTGAAGAGCCGCTGTTCCTCAACCGCACCGCATCCAGGACGCCCAAGAGCGACGTCGCGTTCATCGCGGTGCCCATCACGCTGCGTGGCGAGGTGCTCGGCGTGCTTGGCGCCGACCGCGTGCTCGAAGGCGGCCCCGTAGGACTCGATGAAGAGGTGCGGATCCTCGAGATCGTCGCATCGATCATCGCCCATGCGGTGCGCTTGTACTGGACGTACCAGCACGAAGTGGAGTCTCGGGAGTCGCTCAGACGCGAGCTTCGCGGGCGCTATTCGCTGCCCAACATCATCGGTGACTCCGACGCCATGCAGGAGGTCTTTCGGGTCGTCACAAAGGTGGCGCGCTCGAGCGCGACCGTCCTACTGAGAGGCGAATCCGGAACCGGCAAGGAGCTCATCGCGCACGCACTGCACTACCAGGGGCTCCGTCCCAAGGGTCCGTTCGTTGCGATCAACTGTGCCGCGCTGCCGGAGAACCTGCTTGAAGCCGAACTCTTCGGTCACGAGAAGGGCGCGTTCACTGGAGCGGTCGCCACCAAACAGGGCCGCTTCGAGCTCGCACGGGGAGGCACGATCTTCCTCGACGAGGTAGGCGACATCTCGCCCTCGCTGCAGGCCAAGCTGCTGCGGGTCTTGCAGGAGCGCACGTTCGAGCGTCTCGGTGGGACCAAGACGCTGACGACCGACGCGCGGATCGTCTCGGCGACCAACCGCGACCTGGAGGCGATGAGCCGCGCCGGGGAGTTTCGCGAGGACCTGTACTGGCGCCTGAACGTGGTACCCGTCTTCCTCCCCGCGCTCCGCGACCGCCGAGAAGACCTGCCGCTGCTCATCGAGCACTTCCTCGAGCGTTTCTGCGCGACAGCCGGCCGAGAAGTGCGCCTGTCATCCGAGACGCTTCGGCTCCTCATGCGCTACCCCTGGCCCGGCAACATCCGCGAGCTGGAGAACGCCGTGCAGCGGCTCGTGGTGCTTGCTGAAGACGACGTCATCGGGCCCAGCGACCTGCCGATGCACCTGGTCATGCACGATCAGCCGGAGACGGACGGCGGGGCCGGACTCACGCTGGAGGACGAGGTGGAATCACTCGAACGGCGTAGAATCGTCGCGTCGCTGCGCCGTCACGCTCACGTTCAGGCGAAAGCCGCACGCGAGTTGGGTATCACCGCTCGGCAGCTCGGCTACAAGATGCGCAAGTACGACCTGGAGGGAGCGTGA
- a CDS encoding peptidylprolyl isomerase, translated as MAPLSGDTVLVNYTGTLSDGSVFDSSEGRDPLEFVIGTGAVIPGFDSAVSGLELGETATVTIPAAEAYGEHRPEGLQTFPRDAFPPDANPEAGWAVELEGEDGRRVPALITEVDDEKIVLDFNHPLAGQDLTFEITLVEVK; from the coding sequence ATGGCACCACTCTCTGGCGACACCGTCTTGGTGAACTACACAGGCACGCTGTCCGACGGCTCAGTATTCGACTCGAGCGAGGGTCGCGACCCCCTCGAGTTCGTTATCGGCACCGGCGCGGTCATCCCCGGTTTCGACTCGGCTGTGTCCGGGCTTGAGCTCGGCGAGACCGCCACGGTAACCATTCCCGCAGCCGAGGCGTACGGAGAGCACCGCCCCGAGGGACTGCAGACGTTCCCGCGCGATGCCTTTCCGCCCGACGCCAACCCCGAGGCTGGCTGGGCCGTGGAGCTCGAGGGCGAGGACGGCCGTCGCGTTCCCGCGCTCATCACCGAGGTTGATGACGAGAAGATCGTGCTCGACTTCAATCACCCCCTGGCCGGCCAGGACCTGACGTTCGAGATCACGCTGGTCGAGGTCAAGTAG
- a CDS encoding cytochrome c3 family protein: protein MSSGGPVDTGWRSPFSDPKPDPKAERARKARPWIILVAVIAVVAFAWGWNPPTTNVHKFSKASDYKPDRESGCTNSGKGCHGAEKTYRDFNVYHPNAKCTTCHDYQGVGCIPCHMPPEKECQLCHDGSMERAADVVKLTDPYPRGHYRETTHTAMGTPMDEPVRASEEGKASAKCEDCHSRDLAASHTDVPSVAGSEYKGGVGCGECHNDVRANGLAEVLSDWKGRACEDCHKTGSSSPQHGTTSLEVAEAKSPLSCGDTGLGCHSVNDLHLIHADKPKTCSGEAEEGEGSCHVIGAEAAKPNAITCGGEDDETCHLYYVNDSYTHARDIEVHSPAGSLAADTSFGDAPCGRCHFMDNDGTSLVVEHELATSEMSGEPGNVCVNCHNNEAAVVAVQDSWPERATSEACSTCHGKAGLPEAHSGDVAAAHAETSGGCSESGAGCHPTDDLSEVGAPTTTANIHRDCLRCHDWTKADGNQAYNPEKRTCGEGRDCHSASGSYVVATDVHNGGGGLADGTDSAHHAARAAQATATWDDTAAGTKTACGSCHSMILGTEHSRTYASPARGRSTLCSRCHNAAEDVSEVVKASWTQKAGTGACRACHVAGSTRAIHASIETSHVATELSASGTPQNGACARGGCHASLDLRVLHRGVGCTADGCHSTQASIFGGTITSCGGVDSSIACHAGFSENTHFTDHDANRSGTVNGVAYVDGKNVGCFGCHVTDLRVEHENARQAGTLEGGGSSSCAICHEQTAGAGSYAGATAVKRAIADRDARCASCHASGSKHDTAAAAASAHKNTSTAPTLPAGSVWSDPLDDWKAAFDGVTGSGHNALSAELVGGAVQKLFPESTFSIEGTTYVWALPPNSGQTKWLIAAPFPPGATDTTESIRHIRMTCADCHTLPAGMNGPHGSAVPIAIDPAYSQTEYANPSRDVSQFQATGTRRVVCFKCHPIYSGGIEGTTTPGGASLHARHVTHPDLDPSSKHYKGETCVDCHVRIPHAWKRPRMLIRTVVTTDGATPDAFPYVSTGHDGLLGIRLRSFNPQTQLRSSSCVVGSCHPASSPTRHPRPSDVPTATYWP, encoded by the coding sequence GTGAGCTCCGGCGGACCCGTGGATACGGGTTGGCGCTCGCCGTTCTCGGACCCGAAACCAGACCCAAAGGCCGAGCGCGCACGTAAGGCGCGCCCGTGGATCATCCTTGTCGCGGTGATCGCTGTCGTCGCGTTCGCATGGGGCTGGAATCCTCCCACCACGAACGTGCACAAGTTCTCGAAGGCCAGCGATTACAAGCCGGACCGCGAGAGCGGCTGCACCAATTCCGGCAAGGGCTGTCACGGCGCCGAGAAGACCTACCGTGACTTCAACGTCTATCACCCCAACGCCAAGTGCACGACCTGCCACGACTATCAGGGCGTCGGCTGCATTCCGTGCCACATGCCGCCCGAGAAGGAGTGTCAGCTCTGCCACGACGGGTCGATGGAGCGCGCGGCCGACGTGGTCAAGCTGACCGACCCCTACCCGCGCGGGCACTATCGCGAGACCACCCACACAGCCATGGGTACGCCCATGGACGAGCCCGTTCGCGCATCCGAGGAGGGCAAGGCGTCCGCGAAGTGCGAGGACTGTCACTCGCGCGATCTCGCCGCCTCGCACACCGACGTTCCTTCGGTGGCGGGAAGCGAGTACAAGGGCGGTGTTGGCTGCGGAGAGTGCCATAACGACGTGCGCGCCAACGGTCTGGCCGAGGTGCTCTCGGACTGGAAGGGCCGCGCCTGCGAGGACTGCCACAAGACCGGCTCATCCTCGCCGCAGCACGGTACGACATCGCTTGAGGTGGCCGAGGCCAAGAGCCCGCTCTCATGCGGGGATACCGGCTTGGGCTGCCACAGCGTCAACGACCTGCACCTCATCCACGCCGACAAGCCCAAGACCTGCTCCGGGGAAGCCGAGGAGGGTGAAGGTTCGTGTCACGTGATCGGCGCGGAGGCCGCGAAGCCTAACGCGATCACGTGCGGCGGCGAGGATGACGAGACCTGCCACCTGTACTACGTGAACGACTCCTACACTCATGCGCGCGACATCGAAGTGCACTCACCGGCCGGGTCACTCGCGGCAGACACCTCGTTCGGCGACGCGCCCTGCGGTCGCTGCCACTTCATGGACAACGACGGAACCAGTCTCGTCGTCGAGCACGAATTGGCGACGTCTGAGATGTCCGGTGAGCCGGGCAATGTCTGCGTGAACTGCCACAACAACGAAGCCGCTGTCGTCGCCGTGCAGGACAGCTGGCCCGAGCGCGCGACGAGCGAGGCGTGCTCGACGTGTCACGGCAAGGCCGGTCTGCCCGAGGCGCACTCGGGTGACGTGGCGGCCGCCCACGCCGAGACCAGCGGGGGCTGCTCGGAGTCGGGCGCCGGATGTCATCCCACCGACGACCTCTCCGAGGTCGGCGCTCCCACGACGACAGCGAACATCCATCGCGACTGCCTGCGCTGCCATGACTGGACGAAGGCAGACGGCAATCAGGCGTACAACCCCGAGAAGCGCACCTGCGGCGAGGGCCGCGACTGTCATTCAGCCAGCGGCAGCTACGTGGTGGCCACCGACGTGCACAACGGCGGCGGCGGTCTGGCGGACGGCACCGACTCCGCACACCACGCAGCGCGCGCAGCGCAGGCCACGGCCACCTGGGACGACACTGCGGCCGGCACGAAGACGGCGTGCGGCTCGTGTCACAGCATGATTCTTGGCACCGAGCACTCGCGTACATACGCGAGCCCCGCGCGCGGCCGATCGACGTTGTGCTCGCGATGCCACAACGCCGCCGAGGATGTCTCGGAGGTGGTCAAGGCGAGCTGGACGCAGAAGGCCGGCACCGGCGCGTGCCGGGCCTGCCACGTTGCCGGTTCCACACGCGCCATCCATGCATCGATCGAGACCTCGCACGTAGCAACCGAACTCTCCGCCAGCGGCACTCCGCAAAACGGGGCATGCGCGCGGGGCGGTTGCCACGCGTCGCTTGACCTGCGCGTACTGCATCGCGGCGTGGGCTGCACCGCAGACGGCTGCCACTCGACGCAGGCAAGCATCTTCGGTGGGACCATCACAAGTTGCGGCGGCGTCGACTCGAGCATCGCCTGCCACGCGGGCTTCTCGGAGAACACGCACTTCACTGACCACGACGCGAACCGGTCCGGCACCGTCAACGGGGTCGCGTACGTCGACGGCAAGAACGTCGGCTGCTTCGGCTGCCACGTGACCGACCTGCGCGTGGAGCACGAGAACGCGCGTCAGGCCGGCACGCTCGAGGGCGGCGGTTCGAGCAGCTGCGCGATATGCCACGAGCAGACAGCGGGTGCGGGCTCGTACGCCGGCGCAACCGCGGTCAAGCGTGCGATCGCCGACCGTGATGCGCGTTGCGCGTCGTGTCACGCGAGCGGGAGCAAGCACGACACGGCCGCCGCCGCGGCGTCGGCGCACAAGAACACCTCGACGGCCCCCACGCTTCCTGCCGGCAGCGTGTGGTCCGACCCGCTTGACGACTGGAAGGCAGCCTTCGACGGCGTCACCGGCTCGGGCCACAATGCGCTCTCAGCCGAGCTCGTGGGCGGCGCCGTCCAAAAGCTGTTCCCGGAGTCCACCTTCAGCATCGAGGGCACGACCTACGTGTGGGCGCTGCCTCCCAACTCGGGGCAGACGAAATGGCTCATCGCCGCACCGTTCCCGCCGGGCGCAACCGACACCACCGAGTCGATCCGTCACATTCGCATGACGTGCGCGGACTGCCACACGCTGCCGGCCGGCATGAACGGGCCGCACGGCTCGGCGGTTCCCATCGCCATCGACCCCGCGTACAGCCAGACCGAGTACGCGAACCCCTCGCGCGACGTCAGTCAGTTCCAAGCGACCGGCACCAGGCGTGTTGTGTGCTTCAAGTGTCACCCGATCTACTCGGGCGGTATCGAGGGCACGACGACGCCGGGCGGCGCATCGCTGCATGCGAGGCACGTGACGCACCCCGACCTCGACCCGTCGAGCAAGCACTACAAGGGCGAGACGTGCGTGGACTGCCACGTGCGCATCCCGCACGCCTGGAAGCGCCCGCGCATGCTCATCCGCACGGTCGTCACCACAGATGGAGCCACACCCGATGCGTTCCCGTACGTGAGTACGGGGCACGACGGGTTGCTCGGAATACGTCTGCGCAGCTTCAATCCGCAGACGCAGTTGCGTTCGAGTTCGTGCGTGGTGGGCAGCTGCCATCCGGCCAGCAGTCCCACTCGCCACCCCCGTCCGTCGGACGTTCCGACGGCGACGTATTGGCCGTAA
- a CDS encoding MarR family transcriptional regulator has translation MNNIPHKANAGADEAAQIGRELRAFWHGLIRESERAAQIDRQQYWALSSLSDGPLRMTALAERMQTSQASLTGIVDRLEERGHVARVRSSEDRRVVEVEITESGVAELARTRDLFSAKLEAKLKPLTDSERTAFLATLRTLNAVSDSHCG, from the coding sequence ATGAACAATATTCCCCATAAAGCAAATGCGGGTGCCGATGAGGCAGCCCAGATCGGTCGTGAGTTGCGCGCCTTCTGGCACGGGCTCATCCGCGAGAGCGAGCGGGCGGCGCAGATCGACCGCCAGCAGTACTGGGCGCTCAGTTCGCTCTCCGACGGGCCGCTGCGGATGACCGCCCTCGCCGAGCGCATGCAGACGTCGCAGGCGTCGCTGACCGGCATCGTCGACCGTCTCGAGGAGCGCGGCCACGTCGCGCGCGTTCGCTCCAGCGAGGACCGGCGCGTCGTGGAGGTCGAGATCACCGAGTCGGGGGTCGCCGAGCTGGCGCGGACCCGCGACCTGTTCTCGGCCAAGCTCGAGGCGAAGCTCAAACCCCTGACCGACTCCGAGCGTACCGCGTTTCTCGCGACGCTTCGCACGCTCAACGCTGTGTCCGATTCCCACTGCGGGTGA